The genomic region TAAAATGGCTTGTAAAGGAGCATTTCCCCGGGGATTATGAGCGACACTCATGTATAAATAACGGTAGGGTCTGCCTACGTGATCCGGATGAATGGCAGGAAATTCACAGGCGCGATCATTTATTAATTTGGCTGTCACTTTTTCTTGCAGTAAATCTAGCTCAAATCTCCATAATTTTCCAGGGGCGATCGCATCAAAGTTTGTTTGTCGGTAATCTTGATTGCTGTCAATGTCTGTTAAGGCTAAGGAATCATAGCAGATAGAATCAACAATAATTTTATTGTCTATTTCAAAACCATTAGCATGGTGAAAAATAAACCCAGCTGTGGTTTCTAAAACCTTTACTCCCGAACATACCATGGGACTATGCTGACGGGGAATGAGAATAATTTTGGTAGGGAGATTTTTTTCTGGTTTAATACATTGTGCTGCACCAACCTTTCCTAAGGCAAAAGGAATGGGGTTAAAACTGAGGGGGTTTTGGAAGAATATACAGTAATTTTCGGTAATAACAAAATCATGAATGAAGCAAAAACCATCAATTCTATGATTTTGCTTACTTACCACTTCAGCATCTTGATTGAGTTCAAAAATTGTAATCTTTGTTTTTATTCCTGGTTCAATGGCAAAGTTAACTAGTTTGCCCTGGGGATCTACCCGGGGATGGGCACTGAAAGCTTCTCCCGATGATAAACCATGATTAAAATATTCTTTGCCCAAGGTTTCTAAGGTGTAAGGATTTAATGAATAAGGTTCCGCTGCTTCCCACAATGCCAGTAGTTTTTTACCCCAGTAAATAACATTTGTATTAGCAATATTCTTGGTTTTAAAGTCCAGTATATTAGCCAACCAACCACCAGGTTTTTGAGTCCCAAACACTCCACGATAAAGAATTCTACCCGCTTTCTTTTCTGCTAAATAACCCTCAGTCTGTACAAATCGGTTTCGGAAGTGGGCTCGACCTTCACTAAATATAATTTGACTAATCATCCCATCACCATCAAAGGGATGATGTATTCTTTGTCCGTTGATATCTAATAACCCAGGACCATTTCTAAAAACTGTGCCTTCCAGCTCCTTGGGTATTTCACCTTCTATATCGTCAATCCAATAGTCATACTCTTCTTTCAGGGACTCATATCCCTGTTGCCAATCTTCACGAGTATAGGATTTTTCTAAATTTTGCTGATTACGTAGATCTATAGATTGCATGTTTTTATTAATTGATATTAAGTTTCACCTACTATTGTAACACCGGTAGGACTAATTTGGGAAAAACCTATTTGGCAACTCCATATTCCATTTCCTCCTTACCGGGCAAAAGTTTGACAAATAACATTGGTAGTAGGGCAATCAAGTTAGTTATTACCAGTAGCAGCCACAAACTGTCAAAATTGCTCTCTGTTATTCCTAACCAGTACATAATTAAAGCTCCGGATTCTCTGGAAACTAATCCACCTAGGTTAAATACTGACATCAATACTGCAAAGAGTGTTGCTTCTATTCCCAGGGGACAAATTCTAGCTGCTAATATCATAGTAGGCATAAATGCAATTTGTCCCATGGCTGCAATAATTAAGCTATCTCCCAAACTAAACCATCTATCATTTATCCCTAAAGCTCTATTGGTATGTGTAATTAAAATTAACATAGTCATTCTTAATAATATAGATATAAGAATACTCCAGGTAAAAATATTTTGAAATGGAACGTTTTTAAGAAATCGCTGGAAAATCCAAATACCAACTAAAGAAGCTAAACTAGTAAACAAATGTATCCTACCTAAAAACTCGGGTTGGAAATGCAGCTCGTTGGTAAAGAAGTAGAAATAAGCTGATTCTCCACTGGGAGTACATTGCCAGATAAAAATAAATAGGGTTGGTAGTAAAACTGCCCTAGTGCGAAAAGCTTGTAGAAGTTGATTAGTCTGAGTTCTAATACTCACTGACTTACTACTATCTTGCTGTGAGTCTTCTTGATAAACCGATGTTTCGGCAATAAACCAGGCAACCACGGAGATAAGCAAGGGGAATAAAGCAGTAATTAAAAATACTGTCTTTGTGGTAAAATACTCTAATACTAGTCCGCTAAAATAAGCTGTTAAGAAACTGCCCAAGGCAGTGGCTCCCCAACACAGGGATTGGAGAGAACCAGCCTTGGCCTGAGATTCTAACCTGGCACGTTCAACAACCAAGGAATCAACTATCACATCGCTGACAGCAATAGCTAAAGAAGATAAGGTGACTGTTATTGTTGCTTTCCAGCTG from Cylindrospermopsis curvispora GIHE-G1 harbors:
- a CDS encoding carotenoid oxygenase family protein — protein: MQSIDLRNQQNLEKSYTREDWQQGYESLKEEYDYWIDDIEGEIPKELEGTVFRNGPGLLDINGQRIHHPFDGDGMISQIIFSEGRAHFRNRFVQTEGYLAEKKAGRILYRGVFGTQKPGGWLANILDFKTKNIANTNVIYWGKKLLALWEAAEPYSLNPYTLETLGKEYFNHGLSSGEAFSAHPRVDPQGKLVNFAIEPGIKTKITIFELNQDAEVVSKQNHRIDGFCFIHDFVITENYCIFFQNPLSFNPIPFALGKVGAAQCIKPEKNLPTKIILIPRQHSPMVCSGVKVLETTAGFIFHHANGFEIDNKIIVDSICYDSLALTDIDSNQDYRQTNFDAIAPGKLWRFELDLLQEKVTAKLINDRACEFPAIHPDHVGRPYRYLYMSVAHNPRGNAPLQAILKIDLELGKQQIWSAAPRGFMGEPIFIPHPHGQQEDAGWIVGLVYNAEYHRSYIVILDANDLEKGTIAKLHLKHHIPHALHGSFTRDVLCEPIITRKSPKGTEATWL
- a CDS encoding folate/biopterin family MFS transporter, with amino-acid sequence MLINSSGLSKLKESINNSITEKIFLGHKPGPELIAILAVYLVQGALGLSRLSVSFFLKDELQLSPVEVSAILGIVTLPWMIKPLFGFVSDTFPIFGYRRRPYLVLSGILGAASWLALATLVDSSWKATITVTLSSLAIAVSDVIVDSLVVERARLESQAKAGSLQSLCWGATALGSFLTAYFSGLVLEYFTTKTVFLITALFPLLISVVAWFIAETSVYQEDSQQDSSKSVSIRTQTNQLLQAFRTRAVLLPTLFIFIWQCTPSGESAYFYFFTNELHFQPEFLGRIHLFTSLASLVGIWIFQRFLKNVPFQNIFTWSILISILLRMTMLILITHTNRALGINDRWFSLGDSLIIAAMGQIAFMPTMILAARICPLGIEATLFAVLMSVFNLGGLVSRESGALIMYWLGITESNFDSLWLLLVITNLIALLPMLFVKLLPGKEEMEYGVAK